The Triplophysa rosa linkage group LG15, Trosa_1v2, whole genome shotgun sequence genome has a segment encoding these proteins:
- the rfx6 gene encoding DNA-binding protein RFX6 codes for MPMKRNTGSPLKNGTIHQLQPKRACRSADDLHATITVDQDDLRKNVFFKARLEEEDSGIKSEADESNGSVSSEEDLDCSKTFSLKQTVPKKSISQIIKDKKKQTHLTLQWLEENYIVCEGVCLPRCILYAHYLDFCRKEKLDPACAATFGKTIRQKFPLLTTRRLGTRGHSKYHYYGIGIKESSAYYHSVYSGKGLTRFSGSKLKNEGGFTRKYSLSSKTGTLLPEFPSAQHLVLHESVSKEKVDTLIMMYKTHCQCILDNAINVNFEEIQNFLLHFWQGMPEHLLSLLENPVIVDIFCVCDSILYKVLTDVLIPATMQDMPESLLADIRNFAKHWEHWMVSSLENLPEILSDKKLPIARRFVSSLKRQTSFLHLAQIARPALFDQNVVTSMVNDIDKVDLNSIGSQAFLSITNDQDSDFYSEYDSVSLFQELKDLLRKNATVESFIEWLDSVVEQKVIKPSKQSGRSVKKRAQDFLLKWSFLGARVMHNLTLNNATNFGSFHLIRMLLDEYILLAIETQFNNDKEQDLQNLLEKYMRNADASKAAFTASPSSCFLANRNKSSMASGDSTVKDENPPEHDFLSLGANTVVYNGTDPDSFTVSGQMDYSQTSGPLMTPPISPAMMNRSSVINQGPMAVRPQNCPIQPQVSCQAFADAMYQSLPITSTGSYPHSTYYQTVFRSQTHPPTSAYQVRAESGRYTSFSGHQLAKDCFGNSCTVSPYNTRVSSTGYTGDPGIDTEAVQLLDSAGFSFGGGAANGEGCSGPVCSSTGHSGYYGSGGYVDAQRMSSFIDQHVSVISSVSSSRSVSAYSEVHDPLNILDDTSRKTARPFYTELASMGAHTSGASVPHSCAISAPCMYGTAASYHSQNALLPHQGTTEIREMVSSLPPINTVFMGSSGGPP; via the exons ATGCCAATGAAAAGGAACACGGGGAGTCCATTGAAGAATGGCACGATTCATCAACTGCAACCCAAAAGAGCTTGCAGGAGCGCAGATGACCTCCACGCAACAATTACTGTTGACCAAGACGACCTTAGAAAAAACGTGTTTTTCAAAGCCAGGCTTGAGGAGGAGGATTCTGGAATTAAATCAG AGGCTGATGAGAGCAATGGAAGCGTATCTTCTGAGGAGGATCTAGATTGTTCCAAGACCTTCTCTTTAAAACAAACTGTGCCAAAGAAAAGCATCAGTCAGATTATCAAGGACAAGAAGAAACAGACTCATCTTACTTTACAATG GCTTGAGGAAAACTACATCGTCTGTGAAGGTGTTTGCCTGCCTCGCTGCATCCTCTACGCTCATTATTTAGACTTTTGCCGGAAGGAGAAATTAGATCCTGCTTGCGCTGCCACGTTTGGGAAG ACTATTCGACAGAAATTTCCTTTGCTTACAACACGGAGGCTTGGAACTAGAGGCCATTCAAA GTATCATTATTATGGTATTGGAATTAAGGAGAGCAGTGCGTATTATCACTCGGTGTACTCCGGAAAAGGCTTGACACG ATTCTCTGGAAGCAAACTCAAAAATGAG GGAGGATTTACCAGGAAATATTCACTTAGTTCTAAAACAGGGACGCTTTTACCTGAATTCCCGAGTGCACAACATTTAGTGCTTCACGAGTCTGTTTCAAAAGAAAAG gtGGACACATTAATTATGATGTACAAAACACACTGTCAGTGCATTCTAGACAACGCCATTAATGTCAACTTTGAAGAG ATCCAGAACTTTCTTCTTCACTTCTGGCAAGGAATGCCTGAGCATCTCCTGTCACTGCTGGAGAATCCAGTCATTGTGGAcatcttctgtgtgtgtgactcTATACTTTACAAA GTTCTGACTGATGTTCTCATTCCTGCTACCATGCAGGACATGCCTGAGAG TCTTTTGGCAGATATTCGAAATTTTGCCAAGCACTGGGAACACTGGATGGTGTCTTCGTTGGAGAATCTCCCAGAAATCCTTTCAGACAAGAAACTGCCCATCGCTCGCCGGTTCGTGTCCTCCTTAAAGAGACAGACCTCCTTTTTACATCTTGCACag ATCGCAAGACCTGCACTTTTTGACCAGAACGTAGTGACATCCATGGTGAATGATATTGATAAGGTGGATCTGAACAGTATTGGTTCTCAAGCGTTCCTTTCCATCACAAACGACCAAGATTCAGACTTCTACTCTGAAT ACGACTCGGTTTCGTTGTTTCAAGAGCTGAAAGACCTCTTGAGGAAAAATGCCACCGTGGAGTCTTTTATTGAATGGCTGGACTCTGTGGTGGAACAGAAAGTTATAAAG CCTAGCAAGCAAAGCGGTCGGTCGGTTAAAAAGCGAGCTCAGGATTTCCTTCTGAAGTGGAGTTTTTTGGGCGCACGAGTGATGCATAATCTCACTCTAAACAATGCTACCAACTTCG GTTCATTCCACCTCATTCGGATGCTTCTGGATGAGTATATCCTGCTGGCAATTGAAACACAGTTTAACAATGACAAAGAGCAGGACCTCCAGAACCTGCTGGAGAAATACATGAGGAATGCAG aTGCCAGTAAGGCTGCATTCACCGCCTCTCCGAGTTCCTGTTTCTTGGCCAATCGAAATAAAAGCAGCATGGCGTCCGGTGATTCCACCGTCAAGGACGAGAACCCTCCAGAACATGATTTCTTGTCACTTGGGGCAAATACTGTCGTGTACAACGGTACCGATCCAGACAGCTTTACTGTATC AGGACAAATGGATTACTCGCAGACCAGCGGTCCCCTGATGACACCTCCCATCTCCCCAGCCATGATGAACCGTAGCAGTGTGATCAACCAGGGCCCGATGGCTGTGAGACCTCAGAACTGTCCCATCCAACCCCAGGTGTCCTGCCAGGCCTTCGCCGATGCCATGTACCAGAGCCTGCCCATTACTAGCACCGGATCATATCCCCACTCCACTTATTACCAGACGGTGTTTAGATCTCAAACACACCCCCCGACGTCGGCGTACCAGGTTCGTGCCGAAAGCGGACGCTACACGTCCTTCTCTGGACACCAGCTGGCCAAAGACTGTTTCGGCAACAGCTGTACCGTATCTCCATACAACACCAGGGTGTCGTCTACTGGATACACAGGTGACCCCGGGATAGACACAGAGGCCGTTCAGCTGCTGGACTCTGCAGGGTTTAGTTTTGGAGGAGGTGCTGCCAACGGGGAAGGATGTTCAGGTCCAGTTTGCTCCAGCACAGGACACAGCG GGTACTATGGCTCCGGGGGTTATGTGGACGCTCAAAGGATGAGCTCGTTTATCGATCAACACGTGTCGGTGATCAGCAGTGTGAGCAGCAGCCGCTCCGTTTCAGCTTACTCTGAGGTTCACGACCCTCTCAACATCCTGGATGACACAAGCAGGAAGACAGCCAGACCCTTTTATACCGAACTGGCCTCTATGGGCGCGCACACATCAG GAGCCAGTGTACCCCATTCCTGTGCCATCTCTGCACCCTGCATGTACGGAACTGCTGCTTCATATcactcccagaatgcattgctgcCTCATCAGGGAACCACGGAGATTCGGGAAATGGTTTCTTCCTTGCCTCCCATCAACACTGTGTTCATGGGCTCATCCGGTGGGCCGCCCTGA